From the genome of Solibacillus sp. FSL H8-0538:
AATCTGGCTTTTAAGGAAGGCTATATATTTATCCTAGCAATACCCCCAATAATACTCTAACATTCCACGCTACTAGACAAACGCCGTAGTGGAAAAAATTCCAACACATAGTATAGAAAAGACTAATTCTTTTAAATATATTTATGTAAAGGATGAGGAAATGGAGAATAAAGGAGTGACAATTTCAATATTAGGTAGTGCTGGTGGAGTTGCAAAAGCAGTGTTGTCCTTATTAAATAAATCAATAACGAATCCCAATGACCCACTTTACTCGTTATTAAAGCGAAGTAAGTTACATTTAATCGATTTAAAGCAAAAGGATATTAATTATTACAAGCAAATATGCCCTAATTTGACTAAGCGAATTGTTCTCTGTCATTTCGATCTTCATGAATTAAATAGGGTGCGAAAACATTTATCTGAAACCAAAACTTCGCTAGTAATCGACCTTTCGTGGGCTGATACAATAGATATGTTGGATATCTGCAATGATCTGGGGATTTCTTACGTGAATTCAGCATTAGAAAATGTAGAAGTAGATAAGGATGACGATTTAGCAGGTTTTACTTTAATAGAACGTTTTAATAGATTTGCTGATGTAAGAAATAGATTTACAAATATGAAGGGGATTGTTTGCTCAGGCATGAACCCTGGTGTTGTGCAATGGATGGCGCATTCCATAATGAACAAACACTTAGATGAAAAACCACTTGCTTGTTTTATTGTTGAAAGAGACACTACTTTTTTTAAGGATAAGTCTCTTGTTCGAAAGAATACTGTCTATTCTTCATGGTCACCGGAATGTTACTTAGATGAAGCTATAGAAAATTATCCGATGTTTGTTAAACAACACGTACCTCTTTATCTATATGATGATGTTTACTCCAAAGAATTTAAGGTCACATTAGGGGATATTCAATTTTACGGTTGTTTAATGGCTCATGAAGAAGTTGTCAGTTTAGGAAGCCTCTATGACCTAGAAACGGGCTTTATTTATAAAGTCAATGATTATACAACACAAACAATTCGCGATAATTTTGGTCAGTTAGATGATTTATGGAATTGGGAATTTGAAGTATTCGATCCTTCTGCTGCGGAGCTTGAGGGAGAGGATTTGGTAGGGGTCCTTGTTGTATATAAAGATAAAGAACGGTTTATGTATAATGTAATAAACAGTCAGTTTGCATTTCGAAAATATGGAATAAACGCAACCTATTTACAGGTCGCCTCCGGAGTGTACTCTGGGATTTGCACGTTGTTATTAGAGACTATTCCTAAAGGAGTATACTTTGTTGAGGAAGTACTGAAAATGGATAATAACATTGATTACGGCAAATATGTCTCGCAATTCATCCCGGATTTTGTAATAGGTGAAAACCCTCAAACAGATGGGTTTATCTTAGATAGAATGAGGGATTTCAGACAGTAAATAGTAAAATAGTAATCTGTTGGAAGGAGTCAACTCGCCCAAAATAGCGCGAGTTGATGCCCTTATTTATTTGGACGGGAAAGTTATACGTGTTTATCCACCAAAAAAGCCACCCTAGACGAGTGGCTGATAACAAAAATTATTTTGTGTAAGAAAGTATGGCAGTTTGCTTGAATGTTTTTAGTGCAATTGTTGCCTCGTTTTTAGTGCTGTACTCGAACATACGGAAAGTATCTTTTTCAAAAACTGTAATAACCCACATATTTCAGGTCCCCTTTAATTTGTTTTTCTGTAATATAACAATTGTAAGAATAATGTCTTTTCATTATAATTGTTATATATCAGTTTTAAGTGTTATTCTACTACGATTTCCTGAAAAAGAAAGTAGTATGTGCACAGTTTCACAAATCGTTCAATAACTCGGAATGATTTGTGAACATTGTATGAAAAGCGATTTTTTTCATACTAAATTAAAATGGATTGAGTATTCGTTCAAGTGAAGGTAATTACCAATGTCGATTTTTCGTAGAATTTTGAGAAAAACTAGCCGATTTTCTACACAAAGCATGGTACTATAGACTTGTGGCGAAATTAAGACAAAGGGGCAAGAAATACATGACTTCGTTAGAGCAAAAACTAGAGCACTTATTACAGCAATCAGCAATACAATACATGATATATAAAGAAAATCACGATACTGAGCGGATGGATAAGCTCAATTTATTCGCACGAAAATTATTACAAAAAGAATATGTAATTGGCTTCGCGGGGCATTTTTCTGCAGGCAAATCGAGCATGATCAACGCATTATCAGGGGAGGACATTCTGGCGGCAAGCCCTATTCCGACGAGCGCAAATATTGTGAAAGTACATAAATCAGACGAGGATTTTGCAATTGTCTATATGCATCATGAAAAGCCGGTGAAGTTTGAAGCGGGCTATGATTTTAAAACGGTGAAAGAGCTTAGTAAAAACGGTGAGCTTGTGTCCCAAATCGAAATTGGCCATAGTACATCTAGTCTTCCAGCAGGTGTAACGGTAATGGATACACCCGGCGTTGACTCAACAGATGATGCGCATGCGATGAGCACGGAATCGGCGCTTCATATTGCAGATATGGTGTTTTATACAATGGACTACAACCATGTTCAGTCTGAGCTGAATTTCCAATTTACAAAACAATTGATGAAATACAATCCGAATGTTTATTTAATCGTTAACCAAATTGATAAGCATCGTGAATCAGAGTTATCGTTTGAAGATTTTAAGCAGTCCGTCCATAGCTCATTTGCGGCGTGGGGTGTTGTACCAAAGAATATTTTCTTCACATCGCTTAGAGAAGCGGATCATCCGAACAATGATTTCACTAAAGTGAAGAAAATCGTAATGGATTCGATGGAAGACTGGCAGGATCAGCTAGTTCAAACAGCAGAAAATACATTAAAAAAGCTACAACATGAACATGAGAACTATTTAATCGAAGAAAAGCAGGACCGCATCCAAACGTATGAAGAAGTGCTGGCAGCGGATGAATGGGAAAATCGTGCTGATATTTTGGAGCAGTATGACAAACTAACGCGTCAAACTGAGCTGTTTTCATTTGAACAATGGAATGAGACTTTCGAGGAAAATCGTAAAGAACTACTGGCGAATGCAGTAATTATGCCCGCAGATCTTCGTGATAAACTACGTAGCTATCTTGAAAGTAAACAGGAAGGCTTTAAAGTTGGTGGATTATTTTCTGCAAAACGTAAAACAGAGGAAGAACGCCAGCGCCGAATCGAAGAGGCCTATGCTGCATACGAAACCGTTGTACAATCGCAAATTACAGGGCATATAAAATCATTAATGAAAACGGCGCTGAAGGATGTCGGAGCATTAACAGAGGAACGTGGCGGGGCAATTGATGAGAAAAGCTTTGACATTCCGTTCACAGTCATTGAGGAGCAAGTACAAAGTGGTGCGCTCGTAACAGGAGATGCCGTGCTTAATTTTGCAAACCGTGTATCCGAAGCGACAAAACGTTACTTTATCCGCATGACAGATGATTGGAAAAAAGAACAAGAGGCCGTACTTCAACAAGTAGCTAATGAAGTATCCGCCCCAGTAAAGTTAAAAATAAATGCGATGACACAAAAAGTAGAGGCAATACGCCATATTCAGGAAATCGATGCGTATAAAAACTTTAGTGACAAGCAAATGACGCAAGCTTCTAATGAAACACGAGCGGCTTCAAAAGAGCAGTATGTCATTTGGCAGCGCGCATTTGAACAAGCACTTAGTGAAATTCGTCCATTCGATGAGTCGATGCTAGCACCGAAAGTGGATCAAGTACAGCAATATGAACAGCAGGTAGCTGCAACAACTGGCACGAATTTGAGCACAAATATCGTTATTGCCGAAGCGTTAAAAACAGCACAAGCAGTTGGGACTGTGCAAGGATTTAAAGAAGTAGCAAGCTTCCTGACGAAAAAAGTAGAACGCCTGCAGAAAAAGGATTTCACAATTGCTCTATTCGGTGCCTTTAGTGCAGGGAAATCAAGTTTTTCTAATGCGTTAATGGGTGAGCGAGTACTACCTGTTTCACCGAATCCAACAACAGCTGCCATCAATAAAATTCGTCCTGTCACACCAGAACATCCGCATGAAACAGCAGATGTACATTTAAAATCAGAAGCTCAGCTACTTGAAGATATTAAGGGCTCATACGAAGCAATTGGCCTCCGCGTTACTTCATTGAAAGAAGCGTTCGAGCGTGCAGATGAAGGGTTAGCGGTACAGTTAACGGATGAGCGTTTAAATGTGCATAAATCATTTATTCGTGCTTATTCTGAAGGCTATGGTAATTTCATTCCTCAGCTAGGTACGACAATACGCGTGAACCGGTATGACTTTGAAAAATATGTGGCGCAGGAAAATCGTTCATGCTTTGTTGATAATATTGATTTCTACTTTGATTCGCCGATTACTCGAATGGGTGTAACACTTGTAGATACGCCGGGAGCGGATTCAATTAATGCCCGCCATACAGGTGTTGCGTTCGACTATATTCGAAATGCGGATGCGATTTTGTTTATCACGTATTTTAACCATGCATTTGCGAAGGCAGACCGTGAGTTCCTGATTCAGTTAGGGCGTGTAAAGGATGCGTTTGAGCTCGATAAAATGTTCTTTATTGTAAACGCAATTGATTTAGCGGCCACAATGAACGAGGAAGAAGAAGTGAAAAATTACGTGCGCTCTGAGTTGCAACGCTTCGGCATTCGCTTCCCAAGGCTTTACGGAGTCTCAAGTCTTCAAGCACTGCGTGAAAAGCAAGAGGGAAATGACTTCCAATCCGGGTTGCCACCATTTGAGAATGCGTTCCATCATTTCTTAAATGATGAATTATTAGGCATTGCGGTTCAGGCACTACACGAGGAAGTGGAAAAAACGCATACGCGTCTGCATGATTTGATCGCACAAACAAAGGATAACTTAAAGCGAAAAGATGAGCGTTTAGAAGAACTTGCACTTTTAGAAAAGCATGTACGTACTACGTATAGCACAATAAATACGTCGATGGTGGAAGCCGATACGAAGCAGGAAATAGACGAGTTACTGTATTACGTTTTACAGCGCGTGTATTACCGCTACCCAGATTTCTTCCGTGAAAGCTATAATCCGTCTACATTTGCTGCTATTCCAGCTCAGGCTGCCCTTGATACGGCACTAAAAGAAGTACTGCAGGCATTAAGCTTTGACTTTGCACAAGAACTGCGTGTAACAAATTTCCGCTTAGCACAGTTTGTACAAAAGAAAATGACAGAGCGTTTTAAGGAAGATGTACGAGCTTTAAAAGAATATAACCAAAGCTTCTCATTCCTTGCATATGAAGGTGAAGAGCCAAGCTTACTGGACTTTATCGGGCCATTTACGAGTCGCGAACCGTATGTGGGCGTTAAATCCCGTTTCAAAAATGTGAAGGCATTCTTTGAAAAAAATGAAAAAGAACAATTAAAAGAAGCGCTTGAGCAACTAACAAAGCCAGACGCACAAAACTATTTAGATGTTGAAAAAGATAAACTCCTAAACTGGGCAACAAATTATATTGCTACAGAGATGGAAATGTTAAGGCAGCATGTATTTCAACAGGCGCTTGAGCAAATCGAAACAGAGCGTATGCTACTTCAAGAAGAAAGTCGTTTAGCAGCATGGAAAGATATCTACGCACAACTACAAGCATAGGGAGGGGTAATAATGACAAAAGTATTTGTAACACCTGATAGGTTAGAAAGAAATGGTCGTTTTATTGATACACGCTTTGATTTACAAAATCCAATGCAAGGTCAAGCCCTTTATGAAAAATCGCATATAAAAGGGGCGATTTTTTGGAGCTTAGAGCGAGATTTATCAGATATGAAGAAAAATGGGGGGCGCCATCCATTACCAGAAAAACAGGTGCTCCAAAATTTATTTGAGAAATCTGGACTTTCTTATGATGAAGCAATTTATATTTATGATCAAGGCGGTGCACCGTTTGCAACTCGAGCTTGGTGGATATTAAAATATGCAGGCTTTCAGCACGTCTATATTGTGAATGGTGGCTATGAAGGTCTCGTTGTTGCTGGCTTTGAAACAACGACAGAAGTGCCACATTTCAAAAAAACAGCTTTATCGCTGCAATGGAATGAGGACATTTATGCGAGTCGTTTAGATGTGAAACGTATTGTAGAGGGTAAAGAGTTCGCAACATTACTGGATGCGCGTGCTGCCGGCCGTTACAGAGGCGAATTTGAACCGCTTGATCCGGTAGCTGGGCATATCCCAACTGCGAAAAACTTTGACTGGGAGCAACTTAAAGATGGTAAACAATTAGTTGCTAATAAAGAGCTTCTTAATAAAGTGTCCAAGGATGAAGAAATTGTTGTGTACTGTGGCTCTGGCGTTACAGCTACACCTGTGTATACAATTTTAACGGAAGCCGGCTATAAAAATATTCGATTATTTGTGGGCGGGTATAGTGAATGGGTTGCAAATTATGAAGTAGAAGTTGGCGAAAATCTTTAAATAAATAGTTTAAGTGAGAACACAGTGTAAGTGAGAAACTTACGCTGTGTTTTTGATTTTAAGTATTTTTTCAAATTAATAATGAATTGCTATTCATTTAATGCTATGATGCGAATATAGTATTTTTTCGTATAAAGGAGTGAATTAAGTGTTATTTAAGAAAAAATTCAACGAAAATAAAATTGGTAACATCCGTTTAGGGAATGGTTCAATACAATTTCAAAGGATTCGATTGAATGTGTATAGTTTCGAGGTTGATGGGGTGTTAATAGATGCCGGAGCACATTCACTCCTCCAGCAGTTTAAGCCGTTTTTTTCAGAGGCAGATGTGGACCAGGTAATAATTACACATTACCATGAGGATCATACGGGCTGTGCAAAGTATTTACAGGATACTTACGGCTACCCAGTTTATATGAATGAAATGACGATTCCTGAGTGTCAGCTGAAGGCTGATTATCCGTTGTACCGCAAATTATTTTGGGGTGCGCGCCCGGCATTTGGTGCTCAGCCAATTGGTAAGACGTTTGAGTCGCGCAGCGCAACATGGGATGTCATTGACACACCAGGGCACGCAAAAGATCATCTGGCTTTTTTAAATCGTGAAACAGGTCAATTATTTACGGGTGATTTATACGTCTCGCCAAAAACAAAAGTCATTTTACGAGAGGAAAGTGTGCCGACGATTATTGATTCACTTGAGCGCGTATTAACATTTGATTTTGAAGAGGCTTTTTGCTGTCACGCGGGCTATATTGAAAATGGGCGACAGGCGCTTACGAACAAACTTGATTATTTACTAGAGCTACAGCATCGCGTCCAAGGACTACGTGCGGAAGGCTTAAGTGAAAATGAAATTCATGAGCAGCTATTTAGTAAAAAGTATCCGATTACGCGTGTGTCATTTGGTGAATGGGATTCGAAGCACATTGTCGCATCTATATTAAAAAATGGCTAAGTTGTAATGCTAAACTTCTAGAATTTACTAACTAAATAGAGAGAAATAATTGCCTAAACGAGACTTTTATGAAAGTCTCGTTTTTACATTGTTAAATAAAGGATGAAAATAAAATTTACAATTTCTTAACATTATTAATCCATTGTAAAGATTATCGTATGATTAAAAAAGAATAAAGAACCCTCGTTTTTGTTAAAAAAACCGAAATAGTTGCAAAAAATAATGAAATATTGTATTTTTTTAATATTCGGTTATTATTTCTCGGCCAAATATGTAAAAAATGTGTCGAAATTTAAATTACACGAATGTAAAGGTTTTAATATGTACGTAAAAAAATATTGATAGCTTTGAAAACAGGATGCTATGATGGCGTAGATTCATAAAACATTTATCTTCAGGAGGATTTACATCAATGTTTAGTTCAAAAAAATCAGACCCATTTTTCGAATCACTTTTAACTATCGCGAAAAATGTTCAACAAGGCGTAAATTATGCATATGAATGCAAAATTGAAAATGTTTCAGATTTAAAACAAATCTCTGTTAATATGAAATCTTATGAGACAGCGGGCGATAAACTAATTCACGAGCTAATCGTTATGTTAAATCAATCATTTATGACACCTATTGAGCGTGAAGATATTTTAGATTTAGCAATTAAATTAGATGATGTGTTAGATGGTATTGAAAACACACTTGCGCATTTTGAAATGTACTCTTTTATAGAAGTTAATGAGGCGATGCGTCAATTCTTACATTTTATTATGATGAGCGTGGATGAAGCAGTAAAAGCAATGGAATTGTTAAACCGAAAAGATTTACTGGGTATGCGTAAGCACGCGATCTTAATAAAAAATTATGAGCGCGAATGTGATGAAATTTTCCGTTCTTCAATTACACAGCTATTCCAAACTGAAAAAGATCCAATTCGTTTAATTATTTTTAAAGACATTTACGAACAATTTGAAGAAATTGCTGACTACTGTCAAAATGTAGCAAATACAATTGAAACAATTATTATGCGTAACGCATAATAACATAAGGAGTAAGTTATGGATACGCTATTAATAATTACGGTTTTAGTCGTCATTTTTGCCTTAGCATTTGACTTTATTAACGGTTTCCACGATACAGCCAATGCCATTGCGACGTCCGTGTCAACGCGTGCGTTAAAGCCGCGAGTTGCAGTGCTGATGGCTGCGATTATGAATTTCGTTGGTGCAATTACATTCGTTGGGGTTGCAAAGGCAATCGCTAGTGACATTGTTGACCCATTCTCTTTAAATGCATTTGAAGGGGATACAACAGGGTCTGTCGTTATTTTAGCAGCCTTATGCTCAGCGATTACATGGAATTTACTAACTTGGTATTTTGGAATTCCATCAAGTTCATCTCATACGCTAATTGGCTCTATCGCAGGAGCAGCGGTGGCATCAGCTGGGATAAATATTTTAAATTACGACGGCTTCTTAAAAATCTTACAGGCGCTCATTATTTCACCAATTTTAGCGTTAACAGTAGGTTTCCTGGTGATGAAGCTATTTAAAGTGTTATTTAAAAAATCTCCACTTTATGCAACAACGAAAGGCTTCCGTTTAATGCAAATTGCGACAGCGGCACTTCAATCGTTTACGCATGGTACGAATGATGCACAAAAGGCGATGGGGATTATTACAA
Proteins encoded in this window:
- a CDS encoding sulfurtransferase is translated as MTKVFVTPDRLERNGRFIDTRFDLQNPMQGQALYEKSHIKGAIFWSLERDLSDMKKNGGRHPLPEKQVLQNLFEKSGLSYDEAIYIYDQGGAPFATRAWWILKYAGFQHVYIVNGGYEGLVVAGFETTTEVPHFKKTALSLQWNEDIYASRLDVKRIVEGKEFATLLDARAAGRYRGEFEPLDPVAGHIPTAKNFDWEQLKDGKQLVANKELLNKVSKDEEIVVYCGSGVTATPVYTILTEAGYKNIRLFVGGYSEWVANYEVEVGENL
- a CDS encoding DUF47 domain-containing protein, yielding MFSSKKSDPFFESLLTIAKNVQQGVNYAYECKIENVSDLKQISVNMKSYETAGDKLIHELIVMLNQSFMTPIEREDILDLAIKLDDVLDGIENTLAHFEMYSFIEVNEAMRQFLHFIMMSVDEAVKAMELLNRKDLLGMRKHAILIKNYERECDEIFRSSITQLFQTEKDPIRLIIFKDIYEQFEEIADYCQNVANTIETIIMRNA
- a CDS encoding MBL fold metallo-hydrolase, whose product is MLFKKKFNENKIGNIRLGNGSIQFQRIRLNVYSFEVDGVLIDAGAHSLLQQFKPFFSEADVDQVIITHYHEDHTGCAKYLQDTYGYPVYMNEMTIPECQLKADYPLYRKLFWGARPAFGAQPIGKTFESRSATWDVIDTPGHAKDHLAFLNRETGQLFTGDLYVSPKTKVILREESVPTIIDSLERVLTFDFEEAFCCHAGYIENGRQALTNKLDYLLELQHRVQGLRAEGLSENEIHEQLFSKKYPITRVSFGEWDSKHIVASILKNG
- a CDS encoding dynamin family protein, whose product is MTSLEQKLEHLLQQSAIQYMIYKENHDTERMDKLNLFARKLLQKEYVIGFAGHFSAGKSSMINALSGEDILAASPIPTSANIVKVHKSDEDFAIVYMHHEKPVKFEAGYDFKTVKELSKNGELVSQIEIGHSTSSLPAGVTVMDTPGVDSTDDAHAMSTESALHIADMVFYTMDYNHVQSELNFQFTKQLMKYNPNVYLIVNQIDKHRESELSFEDFKQSVHSSFAAWGVVPKNIFFTSLREADHPNNDFTKVKKIVMDSMEDWQDQLVQTAENTLKKLQHEHENYLIEEKQDRIQTYEEVLAADEWENRADILEQYDKLTRQTELFSFEQWNETFEENRKELLANAVIMPADLRDKLRSYLESKQEGFKVGGLFSAKRKTEEERQRRIEEAYAAYETVVQSQITGHIKSLMKTALKDVGALTEERGGAIDEKSFDIPFTVIEEQVQSGALVTGDAVLNFANRVSEATKRYFIRMTDDWKKEQEAVLQQVANEVSAPVKLKINAMTQKVEAIRHIQEIDAYKNFSDKQMTQASNETRAASKEQYVIWQRAFEQALSEIRPFDESMLAPKVDQVQQYEQQVAATTGTNLSTNIVIAEALKTAQAVGTVQGFKEVASFLTKKVERLQKKDFTIALFGAFSAGKSSFSNALMGERVLPVSPNPTTAAINKIRPVTPEHPHETADVHLKSEAQLLEDIKGSYEAIGLRVTSLKEAFERADEGLAVQLTDERLNVHKSFIRAYSEGYGNFIPQLGTTIRVNRYDFEKYVAQENRSCFVDNIDFYFDSPITRMGVTLVDTPGADSINARHTGVAFDYIRNADAILFITYFNHAFAKADREFLIQLGRVKDAFELDKMFFIVNAIDLAATMNEEEEVKNYVRSELQRFGIRFPRLYGVSSLQALREKQEGNDFQSGLPPFENAFHHFLNDELLGIAVQALHEEVEKTHTRLHDLIAQTKDNLKRKDERLEELALLEKHVRTTYSTINTSMVEADTKQEIDELLYYVLQRVYYRYPDFFRESYNPSTFAAIPAQAALDTALKEVLQALSFDFAQELRVTNFRLAQFVQKKMTERFKEDVRALKEYNQSFSFLAYEGEEPSLLDFIGPFTSREPYVGVKSRFKNVKAFFEKNEKEQLKEALEQLTKPDAQNYLDVEKDKLLNWATNYIATEMEMLRQHVFQQALEQIETERMLLQEESRLAAWKDIYAQLQA
- a CDS encoding inorganic phosphate transporter — translated: MDTLLIITVLVVIFALAFDFINGFHDTANAIATSVSTRALKPRVAVLMAAIMNFVGAITFVGVAKAIASDIVDPFSLNAFEGDTTGSVVILAALCSAITWNLLTWYFGIPSSSSHTLIGSIAGAAVASAGINILNYDGFLKILQALIISPILALTVGFLVMKLFKVLFKKSPLYATTKGFRLMQIATAALQSFTHGTNDAQKAMGIITMALIAANWQSTDEVQGWVRIACALAMGLGTSIGGYKIIKTVGGKIMKIRPINGVAADLTSASIIFGATVIALPVSTTHVISSAIMGVGAAQRVKGVKWGTARKIIITWFITLPISALMAGLFYFLLQLIF
- a CDS encoding S-adenosylmethionine decarboxylase related protein is translated as MENKGVTISILGSAGGVAKAVLSLLNKSITNPNDPLYSLLKRSKLHLIDLKQKDINYYKQICPNLTKRIVLCHFDLHELNRVRKHLSETKTSLVIDLSWADTIDMLDICNDLGISYVNSALENVEVDKDDDLAGFTLIERFNRFADVRNRFTNMKGIVCSGMNPGVVQWMAHSIMNKHLDEKPLACFIVERDTTFFKDKSLVRKNTVYSSWSPECYLDEAIENYPMFVKQHVPLYLYDDVYSKEFKVTLGDIQFYGCLMAHEEVVSLGSLYDLETGFIYKVNDYTTQTIRDNFGQLDDLWNWEFEVFDPSAAELEGEDLVGVLVVYKDKERFMYNVINSQFAFRKYGINATYLQVASGVYSGICTLLLETIPKGVYFVEEVLKMDNNIDYGKYVSQFIPDFVIGENPQTDGFILDRMRDFRQ